A genomic stretch from Bradyrhizobium sp. 195 includes:
- a CDS encoding acyl-CoA carboxylase biotin carboxyl carrier protein subunit: protein MPEIKIVTEVAGRICATPVQVGGTVADGDEIVVVEAMKMEIPVPSPANGTITSLLVKLDDIVAEGQAIAIVAS, encoded by the coding sequence ATGCCAGAAATTAAGATCGTCACCGAAGTCGCGGGACGTATCTGCGCAACTCCCGTGCAAGTTGGAGGAACCGTCGCGGATGGCGATGAAATTGTGGTGGTCGAGGCGATGAAGATGGAGATACCGGTGCCTTCGCCTGCGAACGGCACGATCACATCGCTGCTGGTGAAGCTCGACGACATCGTTGCCGAGGGACAGGCGATCGCGATCGTCGCGAGCTGA